In one Roseburia intestinalis L1-82 genomic region, the following are encoded:
- a CDS encoding phospholipase D-like domain-containing protein codes for MNLLGKVDAWDNLIRIKSESIVQELMGMILKEFCDNDVTSSPLTL; via the coding sequence ATGAATTTGTTAGGCAAAGTGGACGCATGGGATAATCTGATAAGAATTAAATCAGAAAGCATTGTACAGGAATTGATGGGAATGATACTGAAAGAATTTTGTGACAATGACGTAACATCCTCCCCACTTACTTTGTGA
- a CDS encoding radical SAM protein, whose product MEYFVYMTNDCNLKCEYCSVLLDCEKNNLPIKPAYSNGELIEFIKQTQMLTGDNEISIYFFGGEPSLEYDDIERLIDIAKKELSSFSLKFVLHTNGLRLDVLPDKILNELTLIMFSINYEKIPHHILHPSYFSTIIDNALSIKERRPIPIIARLTVTEKTSIFTELLQVSNFFDYVYWQIENCDTFNNATVFKNTYIYEVEKTFEYWLKYLEQGVMLKYIPFMAVLKFMFFHDRNDNEFSCGYSRGMIYIQTNGMCYACSDNVEGNVHYMGDIHKGVTLPHHKLTEFKCNKCPYRSLCMGRCGRMHVEFSIEHINDYCQMNQAMFKLFLNNKELLEQIIERNPTFKDELENWILEYTEFTP is encoded by the coding sequence ATGGAATATTTTGTTTATATGACAAACGACTGCAATTTAAAATGTGAATATTGCTCTGTTTTACTGGATTGTGAAAAAAACAACCTGCCAATTAAGCCTGCATACAGTAATGGTGAACTTATAGAATTTATAAAACAGACGCAGATGTTAACTGGAGATAATGAAATTTCTATATATTTTTTTGGTGGAGAACCATCACTGGAATATGATGACATAGAAAGACTCATTGATATTGCAAAAAAGGAATTATCTAGTTTTTCTTTAAAGTTTGTACTGCATACAAATGGATTACGTCTTGATGTTTTGCCGGATAAAATTCTCAATGAATTAACACTAATAATGTTTTCTATAAACTATGAAAAAATTCCGCATCATATCCTACATCCGAGTTATTTTTCTACTATTATTGATAACGCTTTATCGATAAAGGAAAGAAGACCCATACCTATTATTGCCCGTCTCACTGTTACAGAAAAGACAAGTATATTTACTGAACTTTTACAAGTAAGTAATTTTTTTGATTATGTTTATTGGCAGATTGAGAACTGCGACACTTTTAACAATGCAACCGTATTTAAGAATACATACATATATGAAGTAGAAAAAACATTTGAATATTGGCTTAAATATTTAGAACAAGGAGTTATGCTTAAATATATTCCTTTTATGGCTGTTTTAAAATTCATGTTTTTTCATGATAGAAATGATAATGAATTTTCTTGCGGTTATAGCCGAGGGATGATTTATATTCAAACAAATGGAATGTGTTATGCATGTAGTGATAATGTTGAAGGAAACGTTCATTATATGGGAGATATTCATAAAGGAGTGACTCTTCCACATCATAAACTGACTGAATTTAAATGCAACAAATGTCCTTATCGCTCTCTTTGCATGGGAAGATGCGGAAGAATGCACGTAGAATTTTCAATAGAGCATATTAATGATTATTGTCAAATGAATCAAGCTATGTTTAAACTTTTCCTGAATAACAAAGAACTTTTGGAACAAATAATAGAACGAAATCCTACATTCAAAGATGAATTAGAAAATTGGATATTGGAATACACAGAATTTACACCATGA
- a CDS encoding IS5 family transposase, with the protein MNQLTFSDMEYSNRKKKTKREEFLDAMEEIIPWSYWVEMIRPYYFANKRGRKPIGIETMLRMYLMQIWFNLSDEGIEDSIYDSYAMRSFMHIDFNEQQVPDATTLLKFRHMLEANKLGEKIFADVNNRLDKAGLMMHGGTIVDASLIAAPKSTKNQNGKRDPEMHQTKKGNEWYFGMKVHAGVDAGSGYVHTITGTSANMHDVSETANLIREDDEVVYGDSGYLGAVNQPAIKDDEKKSRIEFRINKRPSSLKMADDFKGLNWDKKMEHEKSAVRCKVEHPFLIVKKQMGYSKVVYRGIAKNMHRFHMLFASANLLMCSRAGRTKDFVGCTV; encoded by the coding sequence ATGAATCAACTAACATTTTCCGACATGGAATACTCCAACCGCAAGAAGAAAACCAAGCGTGAGGAATTTCTTGATGCCATGGAAGAAATCATCCCATGGTCATATTGGGTAGAAATGATTCGCCCATATTATTTCGCTAACAAGCGCGGTCGCAAACCTATTGGTATTGAAACCATGCTTCGCATGTATCTCATGCAGATTTGGTTTAATCTGTCCGATGAAGGAATCGAGGATTCTATCTACGACAGTTACGCCATGCGTTCATTTATGCATATAGATTTCAATGAACAACAAGTACCGGATGCAACTACATTGCTTAAGTTCAGACATATGCTTGAAGCAAATAAACTTGGTGAGAAGATTTTTGCTGATGTCAACAATCGTCTCGACAAAGCAGGCCTTATGATGCATGGTGGCACTATTGTTGACGCCAGCCTTATAGCAGCACCTAAATCCACTAAAAACCAGAATGGCAAGCGTGATCCTGAAATGCATCAGACAAAGAAGGGCAATGAATGGTACTTCGGAATGAAGGTACATGCCGGTGTTGATGCAGGCAGTGGGTATGTTCATACAATAACCGGTACATCTGCAAATATGCATGATGTTTCAGAAACTGCAAATCTTATCAGAGAAGATGATGAGGTTGTATATGGTGACTCCGGTTATCTTGGAGCTGTTAATCAACCCGCAATTAAGGATGACGAGAAGAAATCAAGGATTGAATTCCGAATAAATAAGCGTCCTTCCAGCCTCAAAATGGCAGATGATTTTAAAGGTCTTAACTGGGACAAAAAAATGGAACATGAAAAGTCCGCAGTTCGCTGTAAAGTCGAGCATCCATTTCTCATTGTAAAGAAACAGATGGGATACTCAAAAGTTGTATATCGTGGAATCGCAAAAAACATGCATCGATTCCATATGTTGTTTGCCAGTGCAAATCTGTTAATGTGTAGCAGAGCTGGCAGAACAAAAGACTTTGTTGGGTGCACAGTATAA
- a CDS encoding GHKL domain-containing protein: MTIALILVEIFTVIMQRNVCEKAFDRKPAGTAVQVMVWAAFYIISNVTTYFFELPSWLNMVIFSVTFFGVLTWLYEGSIRIKLVLVLFLCLIGMLSEVMVCFIGILCGIDIIHMMGNTEVAIMYTILSKLVWFVEIKIALLFLKKNKNIVIRNMDWLEVFIVPVSSIFIVMAIFVPLTDEYVWAKLIASILILIVNLFTFYNYNELQEKALYQAERQFLTQQVENYAVQLQEMSKTWQQAREYRHDMKQRYLLIESYLNRNEYEKIRELYQQSVETLTEEDNLAKTGNVSFDTIVNYKAAVAQKNHINVKLDTMIPYDMKLEDVDLYSLLGNLFDNAIEAASKVDIEEREIKLLAKMSGNNLYLEMENPYTGNLRKQGQNYLTTKGDKNEHGLGLRIVENIINRHSGQMIIDDKENYFRIKVLLYNIGK; this comes from the coding sequence ATGACAATCGCATTAATATTGGTAGAAATATTTACAGTGATTATGCAGAGAAATGTATGTGAAAAAGCATTTGACCGAAAACCGGCAGGAACAGCGGTACAGGTCATGGTATGGGCAGCTTTTTATATCATTTCAAATGTGACTACATATTTTTTTGAATTGCCGTCATGGCTAAATATGGTAATTTTTTCAGTGACCTTTTTTGGCGTTTTAACCTGGTTATATGAAGGTTCTATTAGAATCAAACTTGTGCTGGTTCTGTTTTTGTGTCTGATAGGAATGCTGTCAGAGGTGATGGTTTGCTTCATCGGAATTTTGTGCGGCATAGATATTATACATATGATGGGAAATACAGAGGTCGCAATCATGTATACGATTTTATCAAAATTAGTCTGGTTTGTTGAAATCAAGATTGCGCTGCTGTTTTTGAAAAAGAATAAAAATATAGTAATCAGAAATATGGACTGGCTAGAGGTGTTTATTGTTCCGGTGAGCAGTATTTTTATTGTTATGGCGATATTTGTACCATTGACAGATGAGTATGTATGGGCGAAATTGATTGCATCCATATTGATATTGATTGTAAATCTTTTTACATTTTATAATTATAATGAATTACAGGAAAAAGCATTGTATCAGGCGGAAAGGCAGTTCTTGACGCAGCAGGTGGAAAATTATGCGGTTCAGCTTCAGGAAATGAGTAAAACATGGCAGCAGGCACGGGAGTACCGTCATGATATGAAGCAAAGGTATCTTTTGATTGAATCCTATTTAAATCGAAATGAATATGAAAAGATACGGGAACTATATCAGCAAAGTGTAGAGACTTTAACAGAAGAGGACAATCTTGCAAAGACAGGGAATGTAAGTTTTGACACAATAGTCAATTACAAGGCTGCAGTTGCGCAGAAGAACCATATAAATGTAAAATTGGATACCATGATTCCGTATGATATGAAATTAGAGGACGTCGATTTATACAGTCTGTTGGGAAATCTGTTTGATAATGCGATTGAAGCAGCTAGTAAAGTAGACATAGAAGAGCGAGAGATAAAACTGCTGGCAAAAATGTCTGGAAATAATTTGTATTTGGAAATGGAGAACCCCTATACTGGCAATCTGAGAAAACAGGGGCAGAATTATCTTACAACAAAAGGGGATAAGAATGAACATGGATTGGGGCTTAGAATTGTAGAAAATATTATCAACCGTCATAGCGGTCAAATGATTATAGATGATAAAGAGAATTATTTTAGAATAAAAGTGCTTCTTTATAATATTGGAAAATAG
- a CDS encoding tyrosine-type recombinase/integrase, translating into MLLKEEINKYLNYCKFQKELKDKTIKAYKADLEQFITVIGENNPDKEVLNAYLVYLHRMYKQKTVKRKIASVKALFHYLEEEELIEINPFHKVKTKFREEVILPKIIPRDIIEQLLNHLYKERSIKEYSEWRKKIILRDIAVVETLFSTGLRISELCHLQNKYVDLKNGVLCIQGKGGKERYLQIGNNDVLSILNAYKKSFEDEIKKQGYFFVNRYGNALSEQSARSMIHKYAGEIQADINITPHMFRHSFATYLMEEDVNIRYIQKMLGHASITTTQIYTYVTTEKEKEILQTRHPRNKINIGENFDNLVY; encoded by the coding sequence ATGCTTTTAAAAGAAGAAATCAATAAATATTTGAACTATTGTAAATTTCAAAAGGAACTTAAGGATAAGACGATAAAGGCATATAAGGCGGATTTGGAACAGTTTATTACAGTGATAGGAGAAAATAATCCAGATAAAGAAGTGCTGAATGCATATCTTGTATACCTTCACCGTATGTATAAGCAAAAAACAGTCAAGAGGAAAATTGCCAGCGTGAAGGCACTGTTTCATTATTTAGAGGAAGAAGAACTGATAGAGATAAATCCATTCCATAAAGTAAAGACAAAGTTTCGGGAGGAAGTGATTTTACCCAAAATTATTCCGAGAGATATTATAGAGCAGTTGCTGAATCATCTTTATAAGGAAAGAAGTATTAAAGAATATTCAGAGTGGCGTAAAAAAATCATTTTAAGAGATATCGCAGTAGTGGAGACGCTTTTTTCTACAGGGCTGCGCATCTCGGAATTGTGCCATTTGCAAAATAAATATGTAGACTTAAAAAACGGTGTGTTGTGTATTCAGGGCAAGGGAGGAAAGGAGCGATATCTTCAAATAGGAAATAATGACGTACTGTCTATACTGAATGCCTACAAAAAGTCCTTTGAAGATGAGATAAAGAAGCAGGGATATTTTTTTGTCAATCGTTATGGAAATGCGCTGTCTGAGCAATCAGCCAGGAGCATGATACATAAATATGCCGGTGAAATTCAGGCAGATATAAATATTACACCGCATATGTTCCGGCATTCCTTTGCGACCTATCTGATGGAGGAGGACGTAAATATCAGATACATACAAAAAATGCTGGGACATGCTTCGATTACCACAACGCAGATATATACATATGTAACGACTGAGAAGGAAAAAGAGATACTGCAGACAAGACATCCGAGAAATAAGATAAATATAGGAGAAAATTTCGATAATTTGGTATATTAA
- a CDS encoding RNA polymerase sigma factor gives MSFPAGKILMSGFWKQFAEDAEEVEDAAVRAVMLERLNEALHTLTGEEAAIIHDLFYKEISEVELAKRLGIARTTL, from the coding sequence TTGTCATTCCCAGCAGGGAAGATTCTTATGAGCGGCTTCTGGAAACAGTTTGCCGAGGATGCCGAAGAGGTAGAGGATGCGGCAGTTCGGGCAGTTATGCTGGAGAGACTGAATGAGGCACTACATACACTTACGGGTGAGGAGGCAGCAATCATCCATGACCTATTCTATAAGGAAATCAGTGAGGTGGAACTGGCGAAAAGATTAGGAATAGCCAGAACAACCTTATAG
- a CDS encoding DUF5597 domain-containing protein, with protein MLWVWKAAAPSLFTIGPDIYVPYVSDIMKTYSRPDNPLLIPEVRKDAVTASYALYAFLHFHALCYAPFGVEDLWADQPSDLSAEVIDALKLDPLSFNLSGTKETLGEVYRLLEEIRPLYLKYRGTEHMKCFLKQSDGEQGCYLKFKNYDIEIQYLPRTDGAPAAAGVVFELDENTFLIIGMMCSIRFHTKPGDHRRVDFLTKEAGTFHVGKWVCEQRQNGDEKIVSVLYNMPGCFRIETFKY; from the coding sequence ATGCTGTGGGTATGGAAAGCAGCGGCGCCTTCACTTTTTACCATCGGTCCGGACATCTATGTGCCATATGTCTCTGACATCATGAAGACGTACAGCCGGCCGGATAATCCGCTTTTAATCCCCGAAGTGCGGAAAGATGCAGTTACAGCTTCCTATGCCCTTTATGCATTCCTGCATTTTCATGCGTTATGCTATGCGCCTTTTGGAGTGGAAGATCTGTGGGCAGACCAGCCTTCGGATCTTTCGGCAGAAGTGATAGACGCTCTGAAACTGGATCCGCTTTCCTTTAATCTGAGCGGGACTAAAGAGACATTGGGCGAGGTGTACCGGCTACTGGAAGAGATCAGACCGCTGTACTTGAAATACCGTGGGACAGAACATATGAAGTGTTTTCTGAAACAGTCAGATGGAGAGCAGGGATGCTATCTGAAGTTTAAGAACTATGATATAGAAATACAGTATCTCCCGAGGACAGACGGTGCACCGGCAGCCGCAGGAGTCGTCTTTGAACTGGATGAAAATACGTTTCTGATCATAGGAATGATGTGCAGTATCCGTTTCCATACGAAACCCGGGGATCATAGGAGAGTAGACTTTCTCACAAAAGAAGCAGGGACTTTCCATGTTGGTAAATGGGTATGTGAGCAGAGACAGAACGGCGATGAAAAAATCGTATCAGTCTTATATAATATGCCGGGATGTTTTAGAATAGAGACATTTAAATACTAA
- a CDS encoding LytR/AlgR family response regulator transcription factor — MLRIGICDDIREEVEKQEKQVRQITYQIGIRADIRKCYSGMDLLMEIELSGQFDIILLDIELGGMNGIETARQIRESDVNCNIIFITSFEQYSKEAISVHPFAFVDKPITYAQMEKLISDVYEKLQIDDKFAFKSNKTYYNISLNKIMYFISEKTITNVYFIDKICTFYGKMNDVEINLRKKQVDFWRIHHSFWLIRGI, encoded by the coding sequence ATGTTGAGGATAGGTATTTGTGATGACATAAGAGAAGAGGTTGAAAAACAGGAAAAACAGGTACGGCAAATTACATATCAGATAGGAATCCGGGCAGACATCAGAAAATGTTATTCAGGTATGGATCTTTTGATGGAAATAGAACTGAGCGGACAATTCGATATTATCTTGCTGGATATTGAACTTGGTGGGATGAATGGCATTGAGACGGCACGCCAGATCAGGGAGAGCGATGTAAATTGTAATATTATTTTCATCACGTCCTTTGAACAATACAGTAAGGAAGCAATCAGCGTACACCCCTTTGCATTTGTTGATAAACCTATTACATATGCACAAATGGAAAAGCTTATCAGTGATGTTTACGAAAAATTACAGATTGATGATAAATTTGCCTTTAAATCTAACAAAACATACTACAATATTAGTCTGAATAAAATTATGTATTTTATAAGTGAAAAAACAATTACAAATGTATATTTTATAGATAAAATTTGTACATTTTATGGTAAAATGAATGATGTAGAAATAAATTTGAGGAAGAAGCAGGTGGACTTCTGGAGGATACATCATTCGTTTTGGTTAATCCGAGGTATATAG
- a CDS encoding beta-galactosidase, whose protein sequence is MAEIRNDNGISTLYVDGQPFQAFAGEVHNSAAYDPERMEIEIWEKMEQSNLNTLIVPVYWETLEPEEGKFDFTLVDALIKQADKYKKKLILLWFGLWKNAESASLLYERMAEAVSVVSGFLSVRRTGRGYAVGMESSGAFTFYHRSGHLCAICL, encoded by the coding sequence ATGGCAGAGATAAGAAATGACAACGGAATTTCTACATTATATGTAGACGGTCAACCCTTTCAGGCATTTGCAGGCGAGGTACATAATTCCGCTGCGTATGATCCGGAAAGGATGGAAATAGAAATCTGGGAGAAGATGGAGCAGAGTAATCTGAATACGCTGATTGTGCCGGTGTATTGGGAAACGCTGGAGCCGGAAGAAGGAAAGTTTGATTTCACCCTTGTGGATGCGCTTATAAAGCAGGCGGACAAATATAAAAAGAAATTGATCCTGCTCTGGTTCGGTCTCTGGAAGAACGCAGAGTCCGCTTCCCTGCTTTACGAACGTATGGCTGAAGCAGTTTCCGTGGTATCCGGGTTCCTATCCGTCCGGAGGACCGGTAGAGGATATGCTGTGGGTATGGAAAGCAGCGGCGCCTTCACTTTTTACCATCGGTCCGGACATCTATGTGCCATATGTCTCTGA
- a CDS encoding helix-turn-helix domain-containing protein: protein MDIQGRIRELMEERSWTEYRLAKEANLSHSTVANMFNRNNAPTFPTLEAICNAFQMTLSQFFCEDGNLIELTDEEKELISRWKQLSAEQRKVLLELMGVI from the coding sequence GTGGATATACAAGGTAGAATACGTGAATTAATGGAAGAGCGCAGTTGGACGGAATACCGCTTAGCCAAAGAAGCAAATTTGTCGCATTCCACAGTGGCAAATATGTTTAACCGGAACAATGCGCCGACTTTTCCAACATTAGAAGCAATATGCAACGCATTTCAAATGACGTTATCTCAATTTTTCTGCGAAGATGGAAATCTAATTGAATTAACAGACGAAGAGAAAGAACTGATTTCAAGATGGAAACAGTTGAGCGCAGAACAGAGGAAAGTGTTATTGGAATTGATGGGTGTAATATAA
- a CDS encoding toll/interleukin-1 receptor domain-containing protein, producing MFDAFISHSSKDKEKIVLELVQKLEKNNIDVWLDANEILAGDTILDAVEKGVATALCTILIITPAFFESFWTPVEIGLAIGQNNNHKLIPVLCNVSVEDIAQRFPMLLSLKYIKLDPDNIDLCVDELCSNIIQIKKKYEKDFPEISFHKAVKKFHSCDTPTANTISILLSEYEQIVEINVRTAVLHASQIAITIINDLFMRLPIKGNSVDTTIGKLDLIKVSSIGLTENVYEHLKLLSTPALDTNMSLLTNDLDRRKLAEMSMTAILEWYSKYLLHNKIIPQDRFEIVWPDDLSYEDFITMYEIDCLVLREDLIAPPSITYAWYQYNNYTHIAVRSTETNRIVGYFTVLPVTDQLYEDIQSGYFKDNDLNTDNLRKYDVPDFYKLYIACVCIHPDYQNTSAFRKLYNALLQMMMDLAVEREIYITNIITEASTLQGEKFCKILGLNCMLNTEIETKIYGATLLPPSWQLRSSFGSKLMKYYKEKYEELKDLF from the coding sequence ATGTTCGATGCTTTTATATCACATTCGTCAAAAGATAAAGAGAAAATCGTGCTTGAATTAGTGCAAAAATTAGAAAAAAATAATATTGATGTTTGGCTAGATGCTAACGAAATATTAGCAGGAGATACTATCTTGGATGCAGTGGAAAAAGGGGTAGCAACAGCATTATGCACAATCCTTATCATTACACCCGCTTTTTTTGAAAGTTTTTGGACACCTGTCGAAATTGGTCTTGCAATAGGACAAAATAATAATCATAAATTAATTCCTGTATTATGTAATGTTTCAGTTGAAGATATTGCCCAACGATTTCCTATGCTGCTGTCGTTGAAATACATCAAATTAGATCCCGATAACATAGATCTTTGCGTCGATGAATTATGTAGTAATATCATTCAGATTAAGAAAAAATATGAAAAAGATTTTCCCGAAATATCTTTCCACAAAGCTGTAAAAAAATTTCATTCATGTGATACGCCTACAGCAAACACCATTAGCATACTGTTAAGTGAATATGAACAAATTGTTGAGATAAATGTACGCACTGCTGTTTTACATGCATCTCAAATAGCAATTACTATTATCAATGATTTATTTATGCGTCTCCCGATTAAAGGAAATTCTGTTGATACGACAATTGGAAAATTAGATTTAATAAAAGTTTCATCTATCGGGTTAACAGAAAATGTATATGAGCATTTAAAACTTTTAAGCACTCCGGCATTAGATACAAATATGTCATTATTGACTAATGATTTGGATCGCAGAAAGCTTGCTGAAATGAGCATGACGGCAATCCTGGAATGGTACTCAAAATATTTATTGCATAACAAAATAATACCTCAAGACAGATTTGAAATAGTATGGCCTGATGACCTTTCATATGAAGATTTCATTACCATGTATGAAATTGATTGTTTAGTTCTTAGAGAAGATTTAATTGCTCCACCTAGTATTACATATGCTTGGTATCAGTATAATAATTATACACATATTGCCGTTCGTAGTACAGAAACAAATAGAATTGTTGGATATTTTACGGTCCTCCCGGTGACAGATCAGCTTTATGAGGATATACAGTCAGGTTATTTTAAAGATAATGATTTAAATACTGATAATTTAAGAAAATATGATGTCCCTGATTTTTATAAATTGTATATTGCATGCGTATGTATACACCCGGATTATCAAAATACTTCCGCTTTTCGAAAATTATATAATGCGCTATTGCAAATGATGATGGACCTGGCGGTTGAAAGAGAAATTTATATCACAAATATTATAACAGAAGCCTCAACCCTGCAAGGAGAGAAATTTTGTAAAATATTAGGTTTGAATTGTATGCTTAACACGGAAATTGAAACAAAAATATATGGTGCAACATTATTACCGCCCTCATGGCAGTTAAGATCTTCTTTTGGAAGTAAATTAATGAAATATTATAAGGAAAAATATGAAGAATTAAAAGACCTTTTTTGA